TTTAAAGAATGATGTGCTTACATGAAATCTTCTTCCATTTCCTGCAAGGACTTGCTGGTTGTTGCAATCTGCTTATTAGATGTCATATTTTCAGAGACCATCAAACCCTTGTAACTCCTTAGCTCTGCTTGTCTCTCCTTTTCAAGTCTTTCCATCTCCTCACGCCGTTTCTGCAAAGACAATGTGAATGACTTGGATCGGTAAATGTAAATTTTCAATTGGCATCTAAAAATACGACTGCTATAAAATTACCAACAGTGCTTTGTTCTAAATTTTGTCAATGTTAAAAACACCACAGAACTGCAAAAGCTCAGCAAATGTCCAAGAGGGGTGGAGAATCAATTTTTTACCCACTATAAGTTAGGGGAAAAAACAAAACGGGAACAAGTCAAGCTTAAGAAAAAGTAGATAAAAGAACCCACTAGCTAACTAAAACCATTTCTTAGAATGTCaataaaatccaaaaagaaGAATCGTCGATATGTAAGCTCCAAGACACTTCCACCCAAACAAGAAGCAATGTTGACTGAAACACATGAAAATGGAACTTCTACACCATCAAACGTTTAccattcctttcttttcttttcttttcttttttctgattGGTAAGTTTACCATTCCTTTCTCACCTGATGCAACAGATTACTGACATTTAGTCTAAATATTGGATAAGATAAAATTGAACCTAGAGTTCTGCAATTTAAACAATCTACCCTTCATCATATCAAGTACCCTAAATTATTCGACAAGTGTGCAGAAGAATGATACGATGATGATATGAACCTGTGGGAATGAAATCTCTTGAACCCACAGTCAATTTGAAAACTaacccaagaaagcaaaattaagCCAATAAAAAATGGCTCTTGCTAAactcatcccaagtggattacactaatttttacattatttctttaatcttcttagctcttgaccTTGTGATTGgtccatctggaacttgcaataTATCTTTAAGACTCGGTTCACTTTGGTTGCCATCAGGTGGTCTATAATAGTGATGGCAATGCATGATGACATGCTATTGGAGAAAATCCTCAAGTTGAATGCTTAGTGCACTTCGGATTACAAGAAACACTCATGGAACTTAGTATTAAGAGAAGACAAGTTTAACCATTCTTTATTTCTCCTATTTAATGTGTAGGACAGAGCAGAACTGCAAGAAACCAGAAATATAAAACTCCCCTTCCTAGGATCACCAAAAACAGTCGAGTAAACCTAATGAAGCAGTAATtaaaaaaactccaaaaaatCCTTTTTAGAGCTTCCCACTGCTGTTACAAACTAAACAAGTCATTTCAGCTTTTTCATAATACGGGTGGGCATGGATCTAATAGGACAGTCAAACGAGAGCTTATATCAAACAAAGGAAtaacatttttcagatgatGTTGATAGTCAGATATGATTTTCCAGGGGGGAAATCGAAAACTGTTGTAATTAGTAATTAGATAGGGTGGAGTAGCATTCCTAACACCCAACATATGAGCTCTATCGGGGCTACAAGAGCATAAGTATCATCGAAAATTTACCCAAAACACATTTCCACCACCAAGAAACGCATATGCCAATATTCTAACATGCAAAACCTCAATCTGTTTTGCATATGGATTGatgaaaatgttttcttttacgaaaaaaaaaaaaaaaaaagaccccaCCAATCCCTATACAAAACAGATTTCTGAACCTGAACAAGTTTAGTGCAGCATATATGGAACTTACTTTATCTCTCagctgttgttttctttctgCTCTTTCTGCTGCACTAACCGCTTCTCGCTCAGCTGCAGTTACATGATAATATGGAGTGACTTGTAGCATTACCATGTCAAGATTATAGAATATTCAAGTAAgacttaaaatcaaaataaatccaATCAGAATTCCCACGCATGTAAAGAAAAACGTGAAATATATGGAAAAATTGCAAACTATCCTAAACAGGAACAAGACCCACCCAAAATCTGAGTGCCAATTCCATCATAAAGAGCAACGATAGTAATTGCCGAGCATGTACTAGCTAAAAGAATACTGGAAGGAAGATTGTACCTTTCAAGTCAGGTTTCCTTTCCACTTTTGTCTTGTTCAACCTATTAACAATATCGTTAATCCGCTTGTCCACTCTCACAGTTCGAACCTGTATGTGGCATCAAATCAAAGAAAGAGCTATCTATCATGCTCATTCATCCGAAATAAATACAAGTTACTAAGCAAAATAGCATCCCGGATATCAATATTCACATGCAACAGGGAGGGAGAAGCCCACCATTTTAGGATTGTAAAAACCAACTTGACCAACATCCATGGAAGCGGATTTCTTCAAATTGGACCAGGGAGTGTAAACAACATCAACATTGTTTACCTTGTTGCCTGCATTATAATAACATAGAAAGCCATCTGTGATgcctcatatgataaggataagagtaggtggtgtatgagatcccacattgcttgagaatgagaagttcttgctctttataagattccaatggtgctccaattatatcattgactagttgtTTTGGAGTATAGTCTATGTGGTTTGGACCTTCCATTGGGGTGTTATAAATGGTATCAGAGTCTTATCTCAatcagaaatgtgggacttgagttgTGTCATCTACAAAGGACAGGCTCGGCGAGGACGTCGGGAATTTAAGAGAggaagattgtgataccccatgtGATAAGGATAAAAGTAGGTGgtatatgagatcccacattgcttagaaatgagaagttcttgctctttataatgttccaatgggactccaattgtatcattgactagtgcttttggagtataggccatgtgattGGGACGTTACACCATCTATAACACCAAGCATTGTGTCATTTAGAGATAAaactaaaagtaaaaaataaacaatgaaaACTCAAATAAGAGGAATGCTCAATAACGATCTATAACTTTATCCTAGTTACCTAAACTAAAAAGTATGTCTAGTAGGGGACCTCATTTCGTTTGTATTACCTTTTTATTGCTATATTAAGTGTCGAAGTACCATAATTCACATTTATGAGGTAATGACCAATTCTTTAACCACATAATAGAAGACTATATGTCCAATTAAACGATTAGTTTTATAGAAGCAGGAAGAATCTGAATCTAGTTCAGATTTTGCCTTGGATGGAATTTGCTTTGACAAGCTGAGCACAATCTTCCAATAAACCTTCACTTATATCATCGATTGTCTGACCCTTGTGCAATCTTAAATAAACATGGGCGGAAGACATTTTATCCACATGGAACCTGCAACGAACAAACCTTACTAAGAAAACGGTTCTTGACTGAATTACAGACCACTTAAAATTTCAGACAGGCTTTAGAGGATCCAATTACACATGAGACCAAAACAAAGTACAAATTGTTTATTGGGTAAACATGAAAATAAGCCAATACACGCGCGCGCGCATTGAAATCTtcattcttcttccttttccacaatttaattattatttgtaaaCCCGTGCATTCAGATAGATAATATGCATCAAAACAGAACAACCCAGGATCAttgtaaattattaaaagaaaaaggaaaaaatcaaaattatagaGTGGAAGAGGCGAGAGGCGAGAGGCGACCAAATGTCTTCCAAGAAGCCGTATTTGATGAGCTCCTCGTTCTCGTACTTGTCGATGCCCATGAATATGGTGAAATCGCCAGCATCTGGTCGGGCTTTGAAGTAGAACACCATGGCTGCCTTCTCCTTTCGCCCTTCCAATACAGTGTTAAACAAATAGACTCGCGAATTAGGGTTTCCCGACttgtcgagagagagagagagagagagagagagagaggtattttttcttccttcacAGAGAGAGAACTGGTTCTACGTCCACGCGGAATATGTAGTCGCCGGTTGGGATCGCGTCCTCCTCACGCGTTCGCTTGTTCTCTTCAATTTGGTCTGTTAGGCATTtgtttcttaataaaaaatgcTATTCGCAACCATTTTGCTTATTTTGGGATACATTATAGAAATTATATTGACAAAAGGGTCCATTAGGTTacataatttaaatgaaatgagttgaaatattttgttaaaaattaaataaaatattattataatataattttttaatattagttttattttgaaatttaaaaaaattgaattttttattatattttatatggaaatttaaaaaaattataatgatgaaatgaaatagttttGATTTAAGTAAACAAACATTATTATTCAGACACATtgtgtatgtattttttttttttttaatcagtataCTTGACTCACACAAATAATATTTGTTTGATGAGATCATAATAGATATTTGcatgtatataaaataatactattatatatcatactttcatctttattttattatattgtagaaaatataacactttttttttttatcattattggattaaccttatttaaaaaaaaaaaaaaatcaaaagttgaTAGACAATATTACCTTATCATGATGGGATACAAATTAgatacatgtgtgtgtgtatatatatattgctatgAAAGAAAATTGCTTGAAGAAATTTGCAAGCGTTAGGAATCAAAATTAGAATACAACTGATCTTGCTATCTATTTAGTGCGAATTTTTAACCTATAGAAAGGGTCACAAGGTTATTGAATTCTATCAATACAAGCGAAATGAATCAAATGATGACTCGTCTTACTAAGTTCTGCTACCACCCTTTGTCACCCgtttatatttaagaaaaaaaatatgtaaagaaCTTGACTATTAGCACTGTGGGactttaatatttttgtctGAACTAAATCGGCGTTGTAAATGTCATTTAAATAAAGAAGATATTCCATTCCTATTGGAGCCTTTTTAGTGCAGTGTGCtttgttaataattttttatgctaATGTAGCaatagctcttttttttttttccccttaaattTGATTTAGATACTTTTGTAATTACGCAAGTGTAAGTTGAGTTTAACTCACATTTGGGTTGAGAGATCGAGCTTTTAATTGAATTCTCTCGAGATTACTAAACTCTACATAATATTCTAAAATCCGTCCGATTTTGGTTTGAACTGAAAGTTGCATTGAGTTTGGCCCGTTGACAGGCCTACTATCTAGAAGCAAATTCAGAAATCATACAAGAAAATTGGCCATGTAGTATATACCATTGATTTTTCAGACAGTGCTTCTACATACAACTGCGGTGGGAAACCGCAGTGTAATTAGCTAATGTCGCGTCAgagaatatattaaaaaaatgaaaaagaaaacggATTTAAGAGGAGAAACTAACGGATGCCCAAACTTTGTTAGGTAAAAAAGCAGAGCAGAGAGGTCGTCTTCTACAACTCAAATCTGTGGTTGTTTTCGTGGGTAGGAGAAAAACCAAAGGGTTCGATCTCATATCTGTGGTTCTTCGTGGGTAGAAGAAAAAGCATAGATTGCTGTGCTCGAGTACCTCATTGCTTAAGTTTGTTTCCTTGCATTTCGGTATTTGCTTGTCTCCACCTGTGCCCATACCCATGCCTCAAGTAAATAAATAAGCTTTTGAAATGATGAGTCGGTTGTGGATTTGGGTaaagtttggtttgattttgaaTGTTGGACTGGGTAATGTTTCTAGAAAGTCATCGTGGTGATATGGCTTCAATGATTTTGTCACAAGAGGGTACCCAACTACCAACGCTGAGCAGTTCAGAACTCTCAATAATTGTTCATTGCGTCGTACCAAGTTTTGCGCAATATACATCCTCGATATCAACCCTCCATAGCGCCAAGAAGAATTAAAACTAGAGCCATCATTGCATTGCCAGAGAGGTAAAAGGAAACGCCGAATTGTGTCATAATCCCATTCATTtggtttctattttttcttctcgGTTCCAGCGTTTCGTTCCGCCGAAGAGAATGATCGTGGTCAACCAACACTTGCTCTGGACCTCCTTTGCTTCTCTATTCTGCTTTGTTCATCTCTACGCTCTCTGTCGCTGTAATAGTAGCAATACCAATAGGATGAAGCTGAAGAAGAAAAACTTCCCAGAAGAAGGCTAAGACGAAGGAAGCTTCGGAAATAAGAACGAACCGTTTTGAGATTAATCCCATGTGGAATGCACCACGTTTATTCTTTACGGGGTAAAAGAGGGTCTTCACCATGTGTGTCTGGTGAGGAAGAGGGTTGCAATACAACCAACCGGTCTTTTCATCCATCTTCTGGGAAAATAATACATAACCGAAAATTCCTACAAGAAGAAACAtgctatcttttctgataaaGATCGTCTGATCCTAAATGATTGTATCGTTGTAAGTTATGTGTGTTCATCCTATGAATTGAAAGCATTAATAACAAAGCCTTCAAGAAATCTAAAGAAGTAAAAGCCATTCCATCGAAACCAATAATTGATACATTAAACAAAGATTTCGTCACACACATGTAATGAGTCGTACTAACAGAGAATCTCAAATCCCATGCAATCTTGCCGTTGAATCCTGCTAATCATGTCTGATATGCAAACCCCACCTAACATATAGGCACAAAGACATTTAAGGATTCAATTCTCCAAATTTAATTAGATGGAACAACTACTATCGCCTAATAAAATTGCACCACAATAAAACACCCAAATTAATAAAACCACTACAGT
This genomic window from Carya illinoinensis cultivar Pawnee chromosome 7, C.illinoinensisPawnee_v1, whole genome shotgun sequence contains:
- the LOC122316524 gene encoding coiled-coil domain-containing protein 25-like; this encodes MVFYFKARPDAGDFTIFMGIDKYENEELIKYGFLEDIWFHVDKMSSAHVYLRLHKGQTIDDISEGLLEDCAQLVKANSIQGNKVNNVDVVYTPWSNLKKSASMDVGQVGFYNPKMVRTVRVDKRINDIVNRLNKTKVERKPDLKAEREAVSAAERAERKQQLRDKKRREEMERLEKERQAELRSYKGLMVSENMTSNKQIATTSKSLQEMEEDFM